Within Methyloterricola oryzae, the genomic segment CCGGAACGGCACACCAGCACCACGGGTTGGTCTTTCTTGCCGAGCATCAGCTTCAGTGATTTGAGCCAAGCCTCCTTGTCATACTGTCCGCTGGTATCGAAAAAGGTGAGTTCGTGGCTACCCTGGATCACGCCGGTGGCGGCCCATTCCTGGGGCGTGCGTATGTCCACGACGGCAGCCCCCTTCTTCTGCAAGGCTTGCAGTTCATCGCTGGTTATTCCGACCAGACTGCCGGCCAAGCTGGGCGCCGACAAGACGAAAAGGCTGAGAAAAAGGAGGACGGCTTGCGTCATGTCTTAATCCTGTCTACACAATTGGGCGCGGGTTATCCCGTTAACCCGAAAAAGCATACCACCTGGCCTGCGTTTTTCCCGAGAAGGGTCACCCCCACCTCCCCGATACGCACAGATTCTGTGGATAAGAATGTGCATCGACTGGTGGAGCCCGGCGCAAGCCCTTTAGAATGGACTATAGAAAGGCTCTTGATCACAACTTGTACAGCTTACCACCGATGTTCTACCGCAAAACCTGGAACCCGTTGATTTGCGCGGGCTTGCTCGGCCTGGCGCCCCCAACATGTGCCACCGCGGAGGAGCCGCCCATCGAAGACGGTCCCTTCCGTACCCCAGAACTGGTGGAAGTCGCAAAGCTCCATCCTGGCTTCAAGCTGGACGTGCGCTATGCCACCGCGAACAACTTTCTGGGGCGGGCGGTTTATCCGGAAGCCAGGGTTTTCCTGCAGAAGCCGGCGGCGAAGGCCCTGGTTCGGGCTCAAGCGAAACTGAAAAATAAGGGATACGGCCTGGTTCTGTTCGACGGCTACCGGCCCTGGTCTGTCACCAAGATATTCTGGGATGCGGTGCGGGAAGACCAGAAGCCGTTTGTCGCCGACCCGAGCAAAGGCTCCCGTCACAACCGCGGCTGCGCCATCGACTTGAGCCTTTACGATCTCAAGACCGGCCGTGAAGTTGTCATGCCCAGCGCCTATGACGATTTCGCCGAGCGCGCCTACCCCGATTACACCGGCGGAACCCCGCAAGCCCGCCGGCTGCGAGACTTGCTTAGACACACAATGGAAAGCGAAGGGTTCAACGTCTACCCCACGGAATGGTGGCATTACGATTACAAGGACTGGGGCGATTACGCCATCCTGGACCTGCCCTTCTCCGCCCTGCCCCATTGAACCCCTTGCGGAGTTTCAAGGCCTTATCTGCTACCCCTAGCTCCGTTTAAAATTTGGGTTGACGCATAGGCGAATTCACGACAAAATGCGCAGCTCAAACGACGAGATGGCCAGGTAGCTCAGTTGGTAGAGCAGGGGACTGAAAATCCCCGTGTCGGCGGTTCGATTCCGTCCCTGGCCACCATTAAATTCAAAGGGTTGCTTCGATTAATCGAACAAGCCTTTTTCCGCGGTAGACGCACAGTAGACGCTAGGGCGAATACTGGAACTCGCATCCTCAATACATCTGGTAAGACATGCCATAGGAAAAGGGATGTGGCATCCAGACTAACAGTTGCACGGAA encodes:
- a CDS encoding rhodanese-like domain-containing protein; the protein is MTQAVLLFLSLFVLSAPSLAGSLVGITSDELQALQKKGAAVVDIRTPQEWAATGVIQGSHELTFFDTSGQYDKEAWLKSLKLMLGKKDQPVVLVCRSGNRSALVGKMMTSEAGFDRVYHLEKGIREWSAQSLPLTPGCATTATCAASPARPASAAP
- a CDS encoding M15 family metallopeptidase; this translates as MFYRKTWNPLICAGLLGLAPPTCATAEEPPIEDGPFRTPELVEVAKLHPGFKLDVRYATANNFLGRAVYPEARVFLQKPAAKALVRAQAKLKNKGYGLVLFDGYRPWSVTKIFWDAVREDQKPFVADPSKGSRHNRGCAIDLSLYDLKTGREVVMPSAYDDFAERAYPDYTGGTPQARRLRDLLRHTMESEGFNVYPTEWWHYDYKDWGDYAILDLPFSALPH